The following coding sequences lie in one Chryseobacterium arthrosphaerae genomic window:
- the scpA gene encoding methylmalonyl-CoA mutase: protein MRKTISVKKPDFKVLPQEREIYNFEKDGLELKSSYEKKDVKDESLTQTSPGIEPYLRGPYSTMYVQKPWTIRQYAGFSTAEESNAFYRRNLAAGQKGLSVAFDLATHRGYDSDHSRVVGDVGKAGVAIDSVEDMKILFNEIPLDQISVSMTMNGAVLPILSFYIVAAEEQGVKQEQLSGTIQNDILKEFMVRNTYIYPPAPSMKIIADIFEYTSQNIPKFNSISISGYHMQEAGATPVLEMAYTLADGLEYVRTGIKAGMNVDDFAPRLSFFWAIGMNHFMEIAKMRAARYIWANLLKQFNPQNPKSLALRTHSQTSGWSLTEQEPFNNITRTAIEALSSALGGTQSLHTNALDEAIALPTDYSAKIARNTQIILQQESGICDVVDPMGGSNLVESLTQQMIEEAMRYIDEVEQEGGMTKAIEAGIPKMRIEEAAAKKQAKIDSGEEFIIGVNSFKSSLKQDAIEILDIDNTEVRRKQIERLNNIKAERNSEAVTQILNDIRESAKTGKGNLLALCIEAARRRVTLGEMSDAMEETFGRYKANIKTISGVYAMNAGKNEYFEKALHLTQKFEEEEGRRPRIMVAKMGQDGHDRGAKVVATAFADMGFDVDVAPLFQTPEEVAKQAIENDIHILGVSSLAAGHKTLVPQVVEELSKLGADDITIVVGGVIPQQDYEFLYANGADFIFGPGTNLPKCAVEILERLLAKI from the coding sequence ATGCGAAAGACTATTTCTGTGAAAAAGCCGGATTTTAAAGTGTTACCTCAGGAGAGAGAAATCTATAACTTTGAAAAAGACGGACTTGAACTTAAATCATCTTATGAAAAAAAAGATGTAAAAGATGAATCATTAACACAGACTTCTCCAGGAATTGAACCCTATCTGAGAGGACCGTATTCCACCATGTATGTACAGAAACCCTGGACGATCCGCCAGTATGCCGGTTTCTCTACTGCAGAAGAATCCAATGCTTTTTACAGGAGAAACCTTGCTGCAGGGCAGAAAGGGCTTTCAGTGGCTTTTGATCTTGCTACCCACAGAGGATATGATTCTGACCACTCAAGAGTGGTAGGAGATGTAGGAAAAGCAGGAGTAGCCATCGATTCTGTTGAGGATATGAAGATCCTTTTCAACGAGATCCCGTTGGATCAGATATCAGTTTCCATGACAATGAACGGAGCTGTACTTCCTATTTTGTCTTTCTATATCGTTGCTGCTGAAGAACAGGGCGTAAAACAGGAGCAGCTTTCAGGAACCATCCAGAATGATATCCTGAAAGAATTCATGGTAAGAAATACCTATATTTATCCGCCTGCCCCTTCTATGAAGATTATTGCAGACATCTTTGAATATACTTCACAGAATATTCCGAAATTCAACTCTATTTCCATATCCGGATACCATATGCAGGAAGCGGGAGCTACTCCTGTACTGGAAATGGCTTATACCTTGGCGGATGGCCTTGAATATGTAAGAACAGGAATCAAGGCAGGGATGAATGTAGATGATTTTGCCCCAAGATTATCTTTCTTCTGGGCAATCGGGATGAATCACTTCATGGAAATTGCAAAAATGCGTGCGGCAAGATACATCTGGGCTAACCTTTTAAAACAGTTTAACCCCCAGAATCCCAAATCCCTGGCCTTAAGAACCCACTCACAGACCTCCGGATGGTCTCTGACGGAACAGGAGCCTTTCAATAATATCACAAGAACAGCCATTGAAGCATTATCTTCCGCATTAGGAGGAACGCAGTCATTGCACACCAATGCTCTGGATGAGGCTATTGCCCTTCCTACAGACTATTCGGCAAAGATTGCAAGAAATACCCAGATCATCCTTCAGCAGGAAAGCGGCATATGCGATGTTGTAGATCCGATGGGCGGAAGCAATCTTGTAGAAAGCCTTACCCAGCAGATGATCGAAGAAGCCATGCGGTATATTGATGAGGTTGAGCAGGAAGGCGGAATGACCAAAGCAATCGAAGCTGGAATTCCTAAAATGAGAATTGAAGAGGCAGCTGCCAAAAAACAGGCAAAAATTGATAGCGGAGAAGAATTCATTATTGGAGTCAATTCATTCAAATCATCATTAAAACAGGATGCAATAGAGATCCTGGACATTGATAATACGGAAGTACGCAGAAAGCAGATCGAAAGACTGAACAATATAAAGGCAGAAAGAAATTCGGAAGCCGTTACACAGATACTCAATGATATCCGTGAAAGTGCAAAAACCGGAAAAGGAAACCTTCTGGCATTATGCATCGAAGCAGCAAGAAGAAGAGTTACCCTTGGCGAAATGAGTGATGCCATGGAAGAAACCTTTGGAAGATACAAAGCCAACATTAAAACAATATCTGGAGTATATGCTATGAACGCCGGAAAAAACGAATACTTTGAAAAAGCCCTTCATCTGACCCAGAAATTTGAAGAAGAAGAAGGACGTCGCCCGAGAATAATGGTTGCCAAAATGGGGCAGGATGGACATGACAGAGGGGCCAAAGTAGTAGCAACAGCATTCGCAGATATGGGATTTGACGTCGATGTAGCCCCGTTGTTCCAGACCCCGGAAGAGGTGGCCAAACAGGCTATTGAAAACGATATTCATATCCTGGGCGTGTCTTCACTGGCAGCAGGACACAAAACATTGGTGCCACAGGTTGTAGAAGAGCTGTCAAAACTAGGAGCAGACGATATTACTATTGTGGTAGGTGGTGTAATTCCGCAACAGGATTATGAATTCCTGTACGCCAATGGAGCAGACTTTATTTTCGGTCCCGGAACCAACCTTCCAAAATGTGCCGTGGAAATTCTGGAAAGACTGCTGGCTAAAATCTGA